A window of Candidatus Izemoplasma sp. contains these coding sequences:
- a CDS encoding DUF561 domain-containing protein yields MKSLTEILESKYPIIQGGMANIATAELCAAVSNAGGFGLIGCGGWDVDKVKSEIHRVKELTNQPFGVNIMLMSPHAEAISDLVIEEGIKVVTTGAGNPGIYLKKWQDAGIKVIPVVPSVAFAKRLARKGVDALIVEGTEAGGHIGETTTFTLVPQVVDAVDIPVIAAGGIADHRGFDAAISLGASGIQIGTVLLASEECPIHINYKQRIVKAKDTDTVVTGRNTGAPVRVIKNKMAKQYLKLTQDKNVTLEELEQLTLGSLRKAVFDGDMNEGSIMAGQSAGMVKKILPIKEILSNIYDQSDFVKRGVL; encoded by the coding sequence ATGAAATCTTTAACAGAAATTTTAGAATCAAAATACCCCATTATTCAAGGGGGAATGGCTAATATCGCTACTGCGGAATTATGTGCAGCTGTGAGTAATGCAGGCGGATTTGGGTTAATTGGTTGTGGTGGCTGGGATGTTGATAAAGTTAAGTCAGAAATCCATAGAGTCAAAGAACTAACGAATCAGCCATTCGGAGTTAACATTATGTTAATGAGTCCCCATGCTGAAGCAATTAGTGATTTGGTTATCGAAGAAGGTATTAAAGTTGTCACAACTGGGGCAGGCAATCCTGGCATTTATCTGAAAAAATGGCAAGATGCCGGCATTAAAGTGATTCCCGTTGTACCGTCAGTTGCTTTTGCAAAACGGTTAGCAAGAAAAGGTGTTGACGCGTTAATTGTAGAAGGCACAGAAGCAGGTGGTCATATTGGTGAGACCACAACATTTACCCTCGTACCACAGGTTGTTGATGCGGTTGATATACCTGTCATTGCGGCTGGAGGTATTGCTGATCATCGTGGATTTGATGCCGCCATAAGTTTAGGTGCAAGTGGTATTCAAATTGGAACTGTTTTATTGGCAAGTGAAGAGTGTCCGATTCATATTAATTATAAGCAACGTATTGTAAAAGCGAAAGATACTGATACTGTTGTCACTGGACGTAATACAGGTGCACCAGTTCGTGTCATCAAAAATAAAATGGCAAAACAGTATCTAAAGCTAACTCAAGATAAAAATGTGACGTTAGAAGAGTTAGAACAATTAACATTAGGAAGCTTACGTAAAGCTGTCTTTGATGGAGATATGAATGAAGGAAGCATCATGGCTGGACAAAGTGCAGGGATGGTTAAAAAGATCCTTCCGATTAAAGAGATCTTATCAAATATTTATGACCAAAGTGACTTCGTGAAACGAGGGGTA
- a CDS encoding beta-ketoacyl-ACP synthase III translates to MRYTKINGTGHAVPPKVLTNDDLANIVETNDEWIASRTGIKRRHISVTDTTTDLAEKASLKALEASSVTIKDIDMVIVATVTPDHAFPGVSNLLQQRLGLDEVPTFDINAACSGFVYALNLADKLIKSDAYNHILIVGAETLTRLTDWSDRNTCVLFGDGAGAMVISVSDEPGIQDVIIGSRSDTEGHLICDSPALKDPVINNISTQDHIHMNGREVFKFATRVMPSTINTLLERNQLKKEDIDYVVAHQANKRIIEKASKDVGIPMDKMYVNIEEYGNTSAASVPIAIDEAIRKGKLNSGDTFVTVAFGGGFTYGGALIKL, encoded by the coding sequence ATGAGATATACAAAAATAAATGGCACAGGACATGCGGTACCACCAAAGGTACTGACCAATGATGATCTTGCAAATATAGTAGAGACTAATGATGAATGGATTGCATCTCGTACCGGGATTAAACGCCGTCATATTAGTGTAACTGATACGACAACCGATTTAGCTGAAAAAGCGTCGTTGAAAGCGTTAGAAGCCTCTTCAGTAACGATTAAAGACATTGATATGGTTATTGTTGCGACAGTAACACCAGATCACGCATTTCCTGGTGTTAGTAATTTGCTCCAACAACGTTTAGGTCTAGATGAAGTCCCAACATTTGATATTAATGCTGCTTGTAGCGGATTTGTCTATGCGTTAAACTTAGCAGATAAATTAATTAAGAGTGATGCATATAACCATATATTAATCGTTGGCGCAGAAACATTAACGAGACTAACCGACTGGTCTGACCGAAACACATGTGTGTTATTTGGAGATGGAGCTGGGGCTATGGTTATTTCAGTGAGCGATGAACCAGGTATTCAAGATGTTATTATTGGCAGTCGAAGTGATACAGAAGGACATTTAATCTGTGACAGTCCGGCATTAAAAGATCCTGTCATCAACAATATCTCAACACAAGACCATATTCATATGAATGGTCGCGAAGTGTTCAAGTTTGCCACGCGCGTGATGCCAAGTACGATTAATACATTATTAGAACGTAATCAACTTAAAAAAGAAGACATTGATTATGTTGTTGCGCATCAAGCAAATAAACGGATCATAGAAAAAGCGAGTAAGGATGTCGGTATTCCAATGGATAAGATGTATGTTAATATTGAGGAATATGGAAACACATCAGCCGCAAGTGTTCCGATTGCAATTGATGAAGCTATTCGTAAAGGTAAATTAAATTCTGGAGACACCTTTGTCACAGTCGCTTTTGGCGGTGGCTTCACCTATGGTGGCGCTCTTATTAAACTTTAG
- a CDS encoding acetyl-CoA carboxylase carboxyltransferase subunit alpha — protein MTILDKERKLKTLEEQLNDLEDQVLIESIREKISQYKHTAMTNLSAWDRVLLARHQKRPTAKDFIEYMTESFIELHGDRNFRDDGSIIGGIGKINGHVVTIVAEQKGTTVEENITRNFAMPHPEGYRKALRLMKQAEKFNRPIITFIDTPGAYPGIGAEERGQGEAIAKNLYEMSHLTVPIISVVIGEGGSGGALALGVSDHIYMLENSIYSILSPEGYASILWKDASKASEAAESMKLTSYDLEELGIIDRIIQEPIGGAHYDKLLTYERTKQAIEQGLDMLSIYKESELLQKRYQKYREIGFFQRFNYDNLGGVKR, from the coding sequence ATGACAATCTTAGACAAAGAGCGAAAGCTAAAAACATTAGAAGAACAATTAAATGATTTAGAAGACCAAGTACTTATAGAATCCATTCGTGAAAAAATAAGTCAGTACAAGCATACGGCAATGACGAATTTAAGTGCCTGGGATCGTGTCTTACTTGCACGTCATCAAAAACGTCCCACAGCAAAAGACTTTATCGAATATATGACAGAGTCTTTTATTGAACTGCATGGGGACAGAAACTTTCGTGATGATGGCAGTATTATTGGTGGGATCGGTAAAATAAATGGACATGTAGTCACTATCGTTGCTGAACAAAAAGGGACCACTGTTGAAGAAAATATCACAAGGAATTTCGCTATGCCACATCCAGAAGGATATCGTAAAGCGTTACGGTTAATGAAACAAGCCGAGAAATTCAACCGTCCTATTATTACGTTTATCGATACACCTGGTGCCTATCCTGGGATAGGCGCAGAGGAACGAGGACAAGGCGAAGCAATCGCAAAAAATTTGTATGAAATGAGCCATTTAACTGTCCCTATTATATCGGTTGTTATTGGTGAAGGTGGTAGTGGTGGTGCCCTTGCACTTGGTGTAAGTGACCATATTTATATGTTAGAAAACAGTATATATTCAATACTAAGTCCAGAAGGCTATGCATCAATCTTATGGAAAGATGCATCAAAAGCAAGTGAAGCCGCAGAAAGTATGAAGTTAACAAGTTATGATTTAGAAGAGTTAGGCATTATTGATCGTATTATTCAAGAACCAATTGGTGGTGCACATTATGACAAATTGCTAACTTATGAGCGAACCAAACAAGCAATTGAGCAAGGGTTGGATATGCTTTCTATTTATAAAGAAAGTGAATTGCTACAAAAACGATATCAAAAATATCGTGAAATTGGCTTTTTCCAACGCTTTAATTATGATAATTTAGGAGGCGTAAAACGATGA
- the accD gene encoding acetyl-CoA carboxylase, carboxyltransferase subunit beta: protein MNKLVKAFETRKKDTQKKKYLTLKQNYKNAVDVPKGLYEKCPKCKETVNMNHMKKTLFTCKHCNEHFRMRAVDRIRITVDEGTFVEKGLGFITLNPLFNEGYDEKIKTYQDQTKLDEAYIYGYAEIDGNPCVIGVMDSYFLMGSMGSVVGEKVTKSFEYAIYKQLPMILFTASGGARMQEGIFSLMQMAKTSGAVKKHSDNGLLYISVLTHPTTGGVTASFATLGDIILAEPGALIGFAGPRVIEQTINQTLPDGFQKSEFLLEKGFIDKIVDRKDMTHTLSQLLQYHRKVIG, encoded by the coding sequence ATGAATAAACTCGTAAAAGCATTTGAAACGCGTAAAAAAGATACGCAAAAAAAGAAATATTTAACGTTAAAACAAAACTATAAAAATGCCGTAGATGTCCCTAAAGGATTATACGAAAAGTGTCCAAAATGTAAAGAAACAGTGAATATGAATCATATGAAAAAAACATTGTTTACATGTAAACACTGTAATGAACATTTTCGTATGCGAGCTGTCGATCGAATTCGTATAACGGTTGATGAAGGTACCTTTGTTGAAAAGGGACTAGGGTTTATTACCTTGAATCCGCTCTTTAATGAAGGGTATGATGAAAAAATAAAAACCTATCAAGATCAGACAAAACTTGATGAAGCCTATATCTATGGGTATGCCGAAATAGACGGAAACCCTTGTGTAATCGGTGTTATGGATAGTTATTTCCTTATGGGAAGTATGGGAAGTGTTGTGGGTGAAAAAGTTACAAAAAGCTTTGAATATGCTATTTATAAACAATTGCCAATGATTCTCTTTACAGCCAGTGGTGGTGCACGTATGCAGGAAGGAATTTTTAGCTTGATGCAGATGGCTAAAACCAGTGGCGCAGTAAAAAAACATAGCGATAATGGATTACTATATATCAGTGTCTTAACACATCCTACAACAGGTGGTGTTACAGCCAGTTTTGCGACATTAGGAGACATTATTCTAGCTGAACCTGGGGCACTAATAGGTTTTGCAGGACCGCGTGTTATCGAACAAACTATTAATCAAACTTTACCTGATGGCTTTCAAAAAAGTGAGTTTTTATTAGAAAAAGGGTTCATTGATAAGATTGTCGATCGCAAAGACATGACTCACACCTTAAGTCAATTATTACAGTATCATCGGAAGGTGATTGGATGA
- the accC gene encoding acetyl-CoA carboxylase biotin carboxylase subunit, whose translation MFQKVLIANRGEIAVRIIRACKQLGIATVAIYSDVDKESLHVQIADEAVCVGGAKSSESYLHMENIVSAAIETHAEAIHPGFGFLSENADFAELCHEVGLRFIGPQADVIRKMGNKSEARKTMIEAGVPVVPGSKGIIKSVEHLKELADEIGLPVLIKASSGGGGRGMRIAYTRDELVIGYETAKSEAKNAFGDDQVYLEKFVENPKHIEFQILADKYGHVIHLAERDCSVQRRNQKVVEESPSLISDDLRQQMGESAIKAAKAVKYENAGTIEFLVSQGKYYFIEMNTRIQVEHPVTEMVTGVDLIKEQIRIASGEKLLLKQSDITVNGHAIECRINAEDPNHNFRPSPGTVELLHVPNGFGVRFDSFLYTGYTVSPYYDSLVGKLIVHDHSREAALMKMRNALDELIIEGFAYNRSFCRQIISHKQFRRGDFDTSFIAKYKDMLIGDDYE comes from the coding sequence ATGTTTCAAAAGGTTTTAATTGCAAATCGAGGTGAAATCGCTGTACGAATTATTCGAGCGTGCAAACAGTTAGGGATAGCGACCGTTGCAATTTATAGTGATGTTGATAAAGAAAGTTTACATGTCCAAATCGCCGATGAGGCTGTTTGTGTTGGTGGTGCCAAAAGCAGTGAATCATACTTACATATGGAAAACATTGTCAGTGCTGCGATCGAAACCCATGCAGAAGCGATTCATCCAGGATTTGGATTTTTAAGTGAGAATGCAGATTTTGCGGAATTGTGTCATGAAGTAGGATTACGGTTCATTGGTCCACAAGCTGATGTCATTCGCAAAATGGGAAATAAATCAGAAGCGCGTAAAACAATGATAGAAGCAGGTGTTCCTGTAGTCCCTGGTAGTAAAGGCATTATAAAATCAGTTGAGCATCTTAAGGAATTAGCAGATGAGATTGGACTACCGGTATTGATTAAAGCCAGTAGTGGTGGTGGAGGACGTGGTATGCGTATCGCTTACACCAGAGATGAACTTGTCATAGGCTATGAAACTGCGAAATCAGAAGCAAAGAACGCTTTTGGGGATGACCAAGTATACCTTGAAAAGTTTGTTGAAAACCCAAAACATATTGAGTTTCAGATATTGGCTGATAAGTATGGCCATGTGATCCATTTGGCAGAGAGAGATTGTTCTGTTCAAAGACGCAATCAAAAAGTTGTGGAAGAGTCACCATCATTAATCAGTGATGATTTAAGACAGCAAATGGGAGAATCTGCTATAAAAGCAGCTAAGGCTGTAAAGTATGAAAATGCCGGTACAATTGAATTCCTTGTAAGTCAAGGCAAGTATTATTTCATTGAAATGAACACCCGTATTCAAGTTGAACACCCTGTAACTGAGATGGTTACAGGCGTTGATTTAATTAAAGAACAAATTCGTATTGCGAGTGGCGAAAAACTATTACTTAAGCAATCAGATATTACTGTCAATGGACATGCCATTGAATGTCGTATCAACGCAGAAGACCCCAATCATAACTTTAGACCATCCCCGGGAACTGTCGAGTTATTACATGTACCAAATGGATTTGGTGTACGATTTGATAGTTTCTTATATACGGGGTATACCGTGAGTCCATATTATGATTCATTGGTCGGGAAATTGATTGTTCACGATCATTCACGAGAGGCAGCGCTGATGAAAATGCGTAATGCGTTAGATGAACTGATTATTGAAGGATTTGCATATAATCGAAGCTTCTGTCGTCAAATAATTAGTCATAAACAGTTTAGGCGCGGAGACTTCGACACATCGTTTATCGCTAAATATAAAGATATGCTGATAGGTGATGACTATGAATAA
- the accB gene encoding acetyl-CoA carboxylase biotin carboxyl carrier protein: MDLRQIKNILKEFENSKVHKLELSNDEFSLKLEKEGKTNNNITSSLTPAANTAVVSEQTTTAAPKAEEENTNVLVKAPLVGTFYNSPSPDSSPFVSLNQTVSEGDTLCIVEAMKVMNEITAPVSGKVVKIHATDATMVEYGEVLLEIEA, encoded by the coding sequence ATGGACTTACGTCAGATAAAAAATATATTAAAGGAATTTGAGAACTCTAAGGTGCATAAATTAGAATTGAGTAATGACGAATTTTCTTTAAAATTAGAAAAAGAAGGTAAAACTAATAATAATATCACTTCCTCTCTAACGCCAGCGGCAAATACAGCAGTAGTTAGTGAACAAACAACTACTGCTGCGCCAAAGGCAGAGGAAGAAAACACGAATGTATTAGTGAAAGCACCATTGGTGGGGACATTCTATAATAGTCCATCGCCAGACAGTAGTCCGTTTGTTTCACTAAATCAAACAGTATCAGAAGGGGACACTTTATGTATTGTTGAAGCGATGAAAGTTATGAATGAAATCACGGCACCTGTGAGTGGTAAAGTAGTGAAGATCCATGCTACTGATGCAACTATGGTAGAGTATGGAGAAGTCCTTTTGGAGATTGAAGCATAA
- the acpP gene encoding acyl carrier protein — MVFEELKDIIANELGVDKDEVTLEANLTEDLGADSLDAVELIMALEDEFDLEISDEKAQSLTTVQSIVDYIENNK, encoded by the coding sequence ATGGTATTTGAAGAGTTAAAGGACATTATTGCAAACGAATTAGGTGTTGATAAAGACGAAGTCACACTTGAAGCAAACTTGACAGAAGATTTAGGGGCAGATTCATTAGATGCGGTTGAATTAATCATGGCATTAGAAGATGAATTTGATTTAGAAATTAGTGATGAAAAAGCACAATCGTTAACAACTGTCCAATCGATTGTTGATTACATCGAAAATAACAAATAA
- a CDS encoding biotin transporter BioY, giving the protein MTSKTKDLTEIAIFPALMAATAGIVIPLGSLPPITLQTLFVILAGLLLSPKKAFLSMSVYVLLGTIGLPIFSGFTGGLGVVLSKSLGFLIGFIIAAFFIAKMKNINFINKNYVSVFVILLIANAIIYMSGAAYLTFVSNVRYWLVIKAFYLYVPGDILKICVSLYAYVRIRSDVTYERESI; this is encoded by the coding sequence ATGACAAGTAAAACAAAAGATTTAACGGAAATCGCGATTTTTCCCGCTTTAATGGCGGCAACGGCAGGGATTGTCATTCCATTAGGGAGTTTACCACCAATCACCTTACAAACGTTGTTTGTCATCTTAGCGGGATTATTATTGTCACCCAAAAAGGCATTTCTTAGTATGAGTGTGTATGTTTTATTAGGGACTATTGGACTCCCTATTTTTAGTGGTTTTACTGGTGGACTAGGCGTGGTTTTAAGTAAAAGTTTAGGATTTCTAATTGGGTTTATTATAGCCGCTTTTTTTATTGCTAAAATGAAAAACATAAATTTTATAAATAAAAATTATGTAAGTGTTTTCGTCATTTTACTTATTGCCAACGCAATTATATATATGAGTGGAGCCGCATATTTAACTTTTGTATCAAATGTAAGATATTGGCTTGTTATAAAGGCATTCTACTTGTATGTTCCTGGCGATATTTTGAAAATATGTGTCTCATTGTATGCATATGTGCGCATACGTTCAGACGTAACATATGAGCGAGAATCAATATGA
- a CDS encoding biotin--[acetyl-CoA-carboxylase] ligase codes for MIGQDILFFNSLDSTNEYVKNHLDKLEPGTIVTAKRQIAGKGRRGKEWISNEGNLFFSLLLERDYDCNFSYVMRASTVLVQALAEFGLEAKIKYPNDIMVRGRKIAGILIEAKKGFMIIGIGLNVREEQFETLEAKATSIKFETGYNFDPLDILYAFVKNCNDIMHKEEEHLYQQYIAHSYVIGKEIKFQGHKATITKITRKGLLQISFDDTFRLVSMDDITLEELYYDK; via the coding sequence GTGATTGGTCAAGATATTTTATTTTTCAATTCTTTAGACAGTACAAATGAGTATGTCAAAAACCACCTTGACAAGTTGGAACCGGGGACAATTGTTACAGCCAAGAGACAAATAGCTGGTAAGGGTAGACGTGGTAAAGAGTGGATTAGTAATGAAGGAAATCTATTTTTTAGCTTGTTATTAGAAAGAGATTATGACTGTAATTTTTCCTATGTCATGCGGGCTAGTACCGTCTTGGTTCAAGCACTAGCTGAGTTTGGTCTTGAGGCTAAGATTAAATATCCAAATGATATTATGGTAAGAGGAAGAAAAATTGCTGGTATTTTGATTGAAGCGAAAAAGGGATTTATGATTATTGGTATTGGGTTGAATGTAAGAGAAGAGCAGTTTGAAACCCTTGAAGCCAAAGCAACAAGTATTAAATTTGAAACAGGATATAATTTTGATCCACTAGATATTTTATATGCTTTTGTCAAAAACTGTAATGATATTATGCACAAAGAAGAAGAGCACTTATATCAACAGTATATTGCTCATTCGTATGTTATTGGTAAAGAAATAAAGTTTCAAGGTCACAAAGCAACGATTACAAAAATTACCCGTAAAGGGTTATTACAAATTTCATTTGATGATACATTCAGATTGGTATCAATGGATGACATTACATTAGAGGAGTTGTATTATGACAAGTAA
- the atpC gene encoding ATP synthase F1 subunit epsilon, whose product MKVNVVTPSGELYNENVDYVVVSSQMNGEFAILKDHIPIISSIDKGYVKMVRDDKALFTVIINGVVEHNNNIVNVSAQEAHVGMSKESAMDHLNTVREERLEENRKRNFDFAKAERELKKNIKKAKAGK is encoded by the coding sequence ATGAAAGTCAATGTCGTAACCCCAAGTGGTGAACTGTATAACGAAAATGTTGATTATGTTGTTGTCTCATCACAGATGAATGGTGAGTTTGCGATTTTAAAAGATCATATTCCCATCATTTCATCAATTGATAAAGGCTATGTCAAAATGGTACGCGACGACAAAGCATTATTCACCGTGATTATTAATGGTGTTGTTGAACACAACAATAATATTGTGAACGTTAGTGCACAAGAAGCGCATGTTGGTATGAGTAAAGAAAGTGCGATGGACCATTTAAATACCGTCCGTGAAGAACGCCTTGAAGAAAATAGAAAGCGTAATTTTGACTTTGCTAAGGCAGAGCGAGAACTCAAGAAAAACATTAAAAAAGCAAAAGCAGGAAAATAG
- the atpD gene encoding F0F1 ATP synthase subunit beta, which translates to MNKGKVTQVMGPVIDVKFEEELPEINHALTIQVDAEDNHNVAIDLTLEVSLHLGDNVVRTIAMDSTDGIVRGMEVVDTKAPISVPVGKETLGRIFNVLGNEIDGKGELSKDIQRDPIHRPAPKLDELSSDVEILETGIKVVDLLAPYIKGGKIGLFGGAGVGKTVLIQELINNIAQEHGGISVFAGVGERTREGNDLYHEMTDSGVIKKTSMVFGQMNEPPGARMRVGLTGLTMAEHFRDREKQDVLLFIDNIFRFTQAGSEVSALLGRMPSAVGYQPTLATEMGKLQERITSTKEGSITSIQAVYVPADDYTDPAPATTFTHLDATTNLSRKISEEGIYPAVDPLASTSRALAPEIVGQEHYDVAREVQRTIQRYNELLDIIAILGMDELSEEDKLVVHRARRIRLFLSQNFHVAEQFTGQPGTYVSVEDTIKGFKALLEGEYDHLPEEAFRLVGSIEDAVKKAESMK; encoded by the coding sequence ATGAACAAAGGTAAAGTCACACAGGTTATGGGACCTGTCATTGACGTTAAATTTGAAGAAGAGTTACCAGAAATTAACCATGCATTAACGATTCAAGTAGATGCAGAGGATAATCATAATGTTGCCATTGATTTGACACTTGAAGTATCACTTCACCTTGGTGATAATGTTGTTCGTACAATTGCCATGGATTCAACAGATGGGATTGTTCGAGGAATGGAAGTAGTGGATACCAAAGCGCCAATTAGTGTCCCTGTAGGGAAAGAAACATTAGGACGTATTTTCAATGTACTTGGAAATGAAATTGATGGAAAAGGGGAACTATCAAAAGATATTCAACGAGATCCAATTCATCGTCCTGCCCCTAAATTAGATGAATTAAGTAGTGACGTCGAAATTCTTGAAACGGGTATAAAAGTTGTTGATTTACTCGCGCCTTATATCAAAGGGGGTAAGATCGGACTCTTTGGTGGTGCTGGTGTAGGAAAAACGGTACTGATTCAGGAATTGATTAATAATATAGCACAGGAACATGGTGGTATTAGTGTATTTGCCGGTGTTGGCGAACGTACACGTGAAGGAAACGACTTATATCATGAAATGACAGATTCGGGTGTTATCAAAAAAACTTCAATGGTGTTTGGTCAAATGAATGAACCCCCTGGTGCAAGAATGCGTGTTGGATTAACGGGATTAACGATGGCTGAACATTTCCGTGACCGTGAAAAGCAAGATGTTCTTCTATTTATTGATAATATTTTCCGTTTTACCCAAGCTGGTTCAGAAGTATCAGCGTTACTTGGTCGGATGCCAAGTGCGGTTGGATATCAACCGACTTTAGCAACTGAAATGGGGAAATTACAAGAGCGTATTACCTCAACGAAAGAAGGATCAATTACATCAATTCAAGCGGTCTATGTGCCTGCGGACGACTATACAGATCCAGCCCCAGCAACAACCTTTACGCACTTAGATGCGACAACTAACTTGTCACGTAAAATTAGTGAGGAAGGTATTTATCCAGCGGTGGATCCTCTTGCGTCGACCTCACGTGCCCTAGCGCCTGAGATTGTTGGTCAAGAACATTACGATGTTGCACGAGAAGTTCAAAGAACAATTCAACGCTATAACGAGTTACTTGATATTATTGCTATCTTAGGTATGGATGAATTAAGTGAAGAAGATAAATTAGTTGTGCATCGTGCAAGACGTATACGATTATTCTTAAGTCAAAACTTCCACGTTGCAGAACAATTTACAGGTCAACCAGGAACATACGTTTCTGTTGAAGATACCATTAAAGGATTTAAAGCACTTTTAGAAGGTGAGTATGATCACTTACCTGAAGAAGCCTTTCGTTTAGTCGGAAGTATTGAAGATGCTGTCAAAAAAGCTGAATCTATGAAGTAG
- the atpG gene encoding ATP synthase F1 subunit gamma, which translates to MASMREIKSRINATKKTSQITKAMHMVSASKLKKAEKLMKDYQPLMYRLQEMIDNVLETSEDVSHPMLIKHDIEVTCYVIVSSDRGLAGPYNSSVFKAFKAHVKEHHQSDNEFIVAPIGHKAMGFAKREGYQLLNDKPINVRDDIQFIDFREITDLFMTAFLSGKVDKVVVYYNHFINTITQQVESFDILPVTQNEDDQDEDKEEPQSTLNDIYAYEPNPQEIINHLVPMYVENTLYGIILDAKASEHASRMTAMKSATDNAEELIQDLQLHYNRARQAAITIELTDIIGGANAVS; encoded by the coding sequence ATGGCATCAATGCGAGAAATAAAATCAAGAATTAACGCAACCAAAAAGACATCACAGATTACCAAAGCGATGCATATGGTAAGTGCCAGTAAATTGAAAAAAGCTGAAAAGCTTATGAAAGATTATCAACCATTAATGTATCGACTCCAGGAAATGATTGATAATGTGTTAGAGACATCTGAAGATGTCTCGCATCCAATGCTTATTAAGCATGATATTGAAGTCACATGTTATGTCATTGTCTCAAGTGATCGTGGGTTAGCAGGTCCTTATAACTCAAGTGTGTTTAAAGCGTTTAAAGCGCACGTTAAAGAACACCATCAAAGCGATAATGAATTTATTGTTGCACCGATCGGCCATAAAGCGATGGGTTTTGCCAAAAGAGAAGGATACCAACTGTTAAATGATAAACCAATCAATGTAAGAGATGACATTCAGTTCATTGATTTTAGAGAAATTACAGATCTGTTTATGACTGCTTTTTTAAGCGGTAAAGTTGACAAAGTTGTTGTCTACTATAACCATTTTATTAATACCATAACACAACAAGTTGAATCATTTGATATATTACCTGTTACACAAAATGAAGATGATCAAGACGAGGATAAAGAAGAACCACAATCCACACTAAATGATATTTACGCATATGAACCTAATCCACAAGAAATTATCAATCATTTAGTACCGATGTATGTTGAAAACACACTATATGGCATTATTTTAGATGCCAAAGCAAGTGAACATGCATCACGGATGACTGCGATGAAGAGTGCAACTGATAATGCAGAAGAGTTAATTCAAGACCTTCAATTACATTATAACCGTGCTCGTCAGGCCGCAATTACAATTGAGCTAACTGATATCATTGGTGGCGCCAATGCTGTTAGCTAG